From Equus przewalskii isolate Varuska chromosome 2, EquPr2, whole genome shotgun sequence:
ATCTGGCCAAGTGCACAGCATCCAGGAGCAAAGCAGGCCCCGTGGGCCTTCTTGGGAACTGCAGTGTGCCTGGCGTACCTCGAGGGGGCGGCCTTACTCAGCTGATTGGCTCATTAGTGCCCTATGAGAATGTAGGTAGGCCTGGTGTTGCCACATCCTACTTTTTAAGAAAAGCTAGAAATCTGATTTTTACATGTAAAATCTCAGTTCCAAATGTTGACAGGTAATTCAAACTTAAAAAAGCAAGTAAACTGAGAGCTAAACAAACCCTGTTTAGGGACTGCTAGTTTGTGATATCTGGCAGCCTGGTTTTGGAGGACCCCTGAGGATAGTCCTGTCCTATGGCTAAAGCTGttgctctctgcttttcttctctctatcAGTGACAGCATCCATTACCAGATGGTGTATTCCTATGGCTCTGGGGTGGTGTGGGCCCTCGGAGTTGTTCCCTTCAGCCATGTGAACATTGTCAAGTTTAATGTGGAAGATGGAGAGATTGTTCAGCAGGTATGGTCAGACATTTGCCTCGAGGAGCCTTGTGGGTCGAGGAGGGGAACAGAGAGAGCTCTTCTTTGCACTGAGGACCAGGGAATTCGACTGGGCAGGTGCAAAAGCCATTTATGGCCCCTGATTCTGGTCACTTGGAGGCTGTCTTCTCCTCATCCAGCATTTATTTAAAGCCCTCACATTTGCACGTGGTGCTCTCTTGAGGTGGCTAAGAAAATTGCATAGATCTATTCATTGCCTGCAAGGATCTTGCAAGATAATACTGTAAAACAATGATAAGAAAGCACACATGACAAATACAGTAGAGAAATGTCTATCTGAAGTGTCACCTATTAAAAATGATCTGGTATATTTCTCCAGTAACCAGAAAGGAAATTGTGATTTCTCTCTAGTTTTGCAGTGATCGGGAGGCTGGGGTATGGGAAGAACTCCTTTGGAACCAGCTGTGAAGAACCTTTGTGCTCAGGCCCCCAGTGGGACCTGGCGGTGACGTGGCTGCTGAGCTGAGAGGAAGTGTAGAAATCCTCACGGGCCTTCTGTTAAGCTGTCTTTCCCATAGGTCAGGGTTTCGACTCCCTGGCTGCGAAGTCTCATCGGAGCGTGTGGTGTGGTGGACGAGGCTGTCCTGGTGTGCCCTGACCCGAGCTCACGCTCCCTCCACACCTTGGCCCTGGAGACGGAGTGGGAGTTGAGGCAGATCCCCTTGCAGGTGAGGCTCCTGCTGGTTCCCCGGCCCTGAGGCAGGCCCTTGCTGCTCGGAGCAGTCTTCTTCCCAGTGTCACTGTTTCCTTCCTGAGACTTGGTAGCAGTTGGGCGGTCAGGCCTCTGGCCGAACTAGTGTAAGGGGAAGTGGGCTGCTCTCCTCTTTGGAGAACCTGAATGGGAGCTTCTGGAGCCACATGCCATGGCCTAGTTACTTTCACTGGCAAAGTAGGGCAGAGGATGCAAGCCTGGGATGGATCAATGACTCCTTGGCTTCTAGCCCTAATCCTCTTCCTCCTTGCCTCCCAGTCTCTTGACTTAGAATTTGCAAGTGGATTCCAACCTCGGGTCCTGCCCACACAGCCCAACCCTGTGGATCCTTCTCGGGCCCAGTTCTTCCTGCAGTTGTCCCCAAGCCACTATGCTCTGCTGTACTACCATCACGGGGAGCTGAGTCTGCTCAAAAACTTCCCGCAGGTAACTGCAGACAGCATGGTTTGCTAGGATTCAGGAGGATCTAGCCAAGACATGGAGCTAGAAGTCCCTTCCTTTGAAGCTGGGGATGTTTGCTCAAGACAGAAGACATCTTTCCATGAGTGGTTGGAGAGGGGTTAGCCTTTGAGCAGAAATGGGATACTTCTTCTGAGAGCTACAAAGGATCTTTAGATTAAGGCTAGAGCCTTCCTCTGAGTCCACAGGGAAGTGGGGATATTAATTACAGCTTCCCTATAGGTACTAAGAGCAGTGTGGGATTTAGGATTGACCTGTGCCTGTGTTGGAGGTAGGGGAGAGGCCTGTTTTTAGCTGTGGATACTGGggcctccctctgctctcagATGCCCTGGCCCGTATGCTCTGAAGTTGGGAGCACTTTCAACTCCAAGGCCTGTAGAGGTGACCCTCTGCAAGGCTGCTGGTGAGTACAGGCCCCGTTTAGGAACTGATACCCTGCTTTTCCCCCAGACTGCGCTAGTGAGTTTTGCCACCACCGGGGAGAAGACGGTGGCTGCAGTCATGACCTGTCGGAATGAAGTGGTGAGTGTTGAGAACGATTGGCACTTggggttttcttcctttctctctgccaggAGCCCTGAGAACCAAAAGTCTGGGCATATTCGCCTGGTCAGTTGAACTCAGAGGGCAGGAGGCTGTTGAGAAATAAGTTCTCACTCCATTTATAGAGCTTTCTGCACACCCCTCTGTCCTGGGAATGGGACCCTCAGGTGACAGCCTCGCTTTTGTCTGGGCCTGTTAAGGTTTGCAGAGGCTTTGTGGGCAGGAGCAAGGAATGAGCTTTGCTTCTTCCGAGTGCTGAGAAGATGTGAAAGTGGAAGCTTCACTTTGGTGAGTGACAAGTGACCCTTTGGCTGAACTTCCTGCTTctgtccttctctttcccctaGCAGAAACCTGGCAGCTCTGAAGATGGGTCAGTGGGGAGCTTTTCGGAGAAGCCAAGTCCACAGGTAGAGTGTGGCATTGGGTACTGTGCCAGACCTGGAGGGGCAGGAGACCACCTAAGAAAGCTGGGGAGCAGCGTAGGCTGTGAGCAGGCCCCCTGAGTTCCCAGGCTCGGGAGGGGTTCCTCAGTCCTGTGACTTCAGTCGTGTGTCTTGATTGTTTTCGGTTGGGAGATTGGGAAGCAGAATCCGTAGAATCTGTTCTGAGCCACTTTCtcctccgggcctcagtttccccctttcCTGTGGGGTCCCGGCAGGTGGAGCTGAATGGTAATCTGAAGCCGGGGGTGGGGCCCTTATGAGCTTCTCCCGAGGGCTTTGTGGTCGCCCTGCCTCCGGTCTCGCCCTCTCTGGGAGGGCTCTGCTGCCCTGCGCTGGCTCCTCTGAGCAGTGTGGGGTTTGTGATTCCACCTGCTTCCTCAGGCATCTGCTTTCTGCCTCAGGAgtcacctttcttttctctttgattcttcttTGCATATGTTTCCTCTCCTGGCCCGGCTCCTTCTCTAGGGTCTCTGCCCCCTAGCTCTTGGACTTCCTTGGCTACTGTGCTCTGGGGGATCCCTCCAGTTGACCCATGCTTTCTGAACCCCCAGGACTCGCTGGTTTGCTTCAACCAGACCTACACCATTAACCTTTACTTAGTAGAGACGGGTCGGCGGCTGCTCGACACTACGATCACCTTCAGCCTGGAACAGAAGGGCACGCGGCCCGAGCGGGTGAGTCGGAGCCTTTGTCTTCAGGTtctgccctctgggcttctcaCTGTGGGGCTCCCTTTCCTCAGGCCAGGTCACAGCCATGGGTTCTGGAATCGGGTTCTCTGGACATGGGCCCTGGTTCCTCCTGAGCCACTAACTTGTCATAAATCCCTGTAACTAACAGTAAGAGCAGGTCGTATTTCTGCCAAGTGCTCACTGTGCCAGGCAGCATGCTGTGTTTTATGCACTAATTGGCTGAACCCTCTCAACAGTCTCGTGAAGTACTTATTACTGCCctggttttacaaatgaggaaactgtgcCTCGTGAGATTCAGGGCCCTGTCtagtcacagagctagtgagagGTCGTTAACCCCACCCTGCGCTCTTCATCGCAACCTGATTTTACCTCTGTGCACATTTGGTTGTgttcctcagcctctctgggctttggCTTTTTCATCTCTAAGCTGTGAATCTAATGCTGGCTTCCTGTTTGCTTTGTGGGGTGTAATTGGAGCATGATGAGCGACATGGTACCCGAGAAGTGCTCAGGCTCCCCCATGGAGAGATCTGAGCTGGGCTGTGGCTCACACCTCTAGCTCACATTGTTGTGTTGGCTCCTGTGAATGCGTGCTTTCATGTTGGAGTCCAGGTAATGGCTGTGTTGTTTACACGTCAAATAGTGCCGTGACACTAACAACTCCTGATGCCGTGAATCTCGGGGTCGGGTGCTCTGGGAGGCGTATGGACTCTCACTGACTGCAGTGGTCTTGACCGTTTGGCTTGTAGCTGTATGTCCAGGTGTTCTTGAAGAAGGATGACTCAGTGGGCTACCGGGCCTTGGTCCAGACAGAGGACCATCTGCTACTTTTCCTGCAGCAGCTGGGTGAGCAGACCTCAttcaatccatttttttttaggCCTGTCTATGAGTTCCGATCAGGCTATATTTTTTGGGCTGTGGATAGGCTTCTGGAAACATTCAAGTATACCCTGAGTGTTTTTTCCAGAGCCGTATGCCACTGGGTCTTGAGTAATTTCTTAGCATTCTAGGGTGAGGTATAGAACTTTGCTCACTTGACCTATTGAATCCAGTCCTTTGCTCTGCCATTTCTCTTTTCACACAAGAGTGATGGAGATCCCTGAGCCACCCAGAAGAGTCCCTCCAGAAGATGGGGGAGGCAGGCCTAGCTTTTGTAACCATGGTTTCTGTAGCAGGGAAGGTGGTGTTGTGGAGCCGTGAGGAGTCATTGGCAGAGGTGGTGTGCCTTGAGATGGTGGATCTCCCCCTGACAGGGGCACAGGCTGAGCTGGAAGGAGAATTTGGCAAGAAGGCAGGTAGGAACCGAAGAGGCTGGGACAGCAGACTTGCTGGAGGGGGTGCTCTGGGAGTGGGTTTGTTAGTTGGACCCCAAGAGATGCTGTCTCAGGGCCCCCCTGACTTCCTGGGTGCAGCCATTTTGCCAGTCTGTTCTGAACTAGCTGTGCGACCAGTTTCCAGTGCATTTGTGCCCATATGGTTTACGTAACCATTCTCTTCTCTGAAAGGAGTGACCTGTGACTCCCTCAAGGGAAAGAGCACAAGGAAGAAGAACGTGCACTTAGTGTAGTAAGAGCTGCCGTTGCCTGAGTACCTAAAATTTGTCAGGCACTGTATACCCATTGTGCCCAAAGCAACAGCCACAGCTTTCGAACAGACATGACTGGGCTGGTGTGGGTGTTGTGGTGAGAGTCCAGTGCCCTCTGAAGTGGGCCTCAGTCCCAACACCCGGGATGAACTTGGCTCCCTCTGTTCTGATTCAGTCCTGCCTCCCACCTCTCTGTCTTCTGTCCATTCACCTAGCTATCCAACAGGTATTTACTGAGGGCCTGTTCTGGGCCAGGCACCCTGCTAGGCATTGCAAATTTTCTTAAGCTGAGGATTAATTTGACTTTACTATTTATTTCTGCTGCCTGGATCCAGCGATTCAAGGTAAAATCTGCTTGCTGCTGCCTTGTTGCTCGTTGCCTGCCCAAACGCCTAGCTTTTGGTTAATTAGTTGTTTCTCCTGACTTGCATCAACGAGGTATATACCACGTGTGTGGACTGCTGTGCCTGTGTCTTGTCCTGTTTGCTTCTCACTTCTCTTCCTTGAGCTGAGGTTGATGGAAACTAGGATAAGCAAAGGCACTACTCCTCTTCAGTGAGCGCCTGCCACTTACCCTGCACTGCGCGAAATCCTGTATGTACATCATGTGGTCTAATCTTTGCAACAGCCCTGCAGGTTacatgccattttacagatgaggaaccagaGGCCAGAAGGTTAAGTAcatttcccaaggtcacccagctagtaaatagtggagctgggattttaaTCTAGGTCTGCCAGACTCCAGAGGCCATGGTCTTTACTGTGCTACCTTGTTTCGGTGACCACATCTACTCTATGGAGATTTGAGGGTGGTGGCCTCATTGATGTAGTCAGGGGTAGAGTGAATGAGATCGCCCTGGGAATTGGCTGCAAGTAGGTCTCTTGAATGCAGGTTAAACAGGTGACAAAGTGGAAATGACGCAGTGGGAGGTGGAAGTACCTGTTCATGATACACATATATCTGCACCCCTGCACCCCCACACCTCTCCCACTTCTGGTCTTGTCATGGCACCCAGAAGCCTTCCTCTGGCCATTCTGGATGTGAGGCTGTGGTGGAGACATGCACAGTGTGGCTGTACCCTGCATGGCTGCTCCCTGACCCCTTAGTCTCCTGTTCCAAGATTCCAGGCAGGTGAAGTCCTAAGAGCCAGGTGAGTAGGTTCTGGAAGTTCCTGCATGGCTGCACCTGAGTGTGAGACTTGGCTTCAGATACAGGACTGCCCCTTGGGCTTGTAGCCTCGGGTGTGGATGACTTGAGAGGGAGAGCTCCCTCATTAGGAAAAGCAAATACTTTCTTGCTGGAAACACCTAGTCTGATGAGGTGTGAGCCTCAGCTGCATTACCTTTTCCTTGACACCAGACGGCTTGCTGGGGATGTTCCTGAAGCGCCTCTCCTCCCAGCTCATCCTGCTGCAGGCATGGACATCCCACCTCTGGAAAATGTTTTATGATGCTCGGAAGCCCCGAAGTCAGGTTAAGAATGAGATCAACATTGACACCCTGGCCAGGGATGAATTCAACCTCCagaagatgatggtgatggtaacAGCCTCGGGCAAGGTGAGAGGGGTTGAAGCCCCAGGTCCCAAACCTTCTGAGGTTCCGGGAGTGGAACACAAAGAACCTTTGGTAGGGATTGCGCTGGCTCTAATTTTCAGGGATGGAATCAGTTCTTTGGTTTGTCTTTCTAGTAGTGAGCCAATTACTTGTTTATCTTGCAGCTTTTTGGCATTGAGAGCAGCTCTGGCACCATCCTGTGGAAACAGTATCTGCCCAATGTCAAGCCAGACTCCTCCTTTAAACTGATGGTCCAGAGGACTACTGCCCATTTCCCGCACCCCCCGCAGTGTACCCTCCTGGTAAAGGACAAGGTGAGGCCGGCCACCTCTGATATGAGCCAAAGTGGGTGTGGCTTTTTGGTGTTTTGTAACTTAAAGTTTATCCTAGGCCTTTGGAATTCTGTGAGTTAAAGTCAGTTGTTCAGGGTTAGAGCTGTTTCTTCCTGGCTTTTGGCTGAGTGGAGGACCCATCCGAGACTGATGTGGAATTGATTGTAAAGTGGTGTGACGTCACCAGAGCCACAGTGAGCCAGCTCTGCTTCTTCCCAAACACAAGCGGCTGCTCGGAGCTAGATGACTGTTTTCTCTAGATGAGGGACGGCAGAACACAAAGCTCTGCCCCCAGAATCAGACGGCTGTTTGTGGGTTCCTTCTCGTGTCAGTGGAGAGGGGGCTTGGTAGACATTCTGCAGGCATGTGCCCTGGGGTTGCTGAATTCTCAGTTGACCTTTTGCTTTGTTCTCAGCACATCCAGTTCTCGGATAGCTTTGGAGCTAGCGGCAGTTTGACGTTTATCCTTTTGACGCATTACCCTTGGGGACCACTCACCTTCAGCCAAGGTTTTATTTTCCACACAGAGGGCAAAGACTAGGGAACTCATCGTTGAGCTTTCCAGATTTGCCCTTAGGATTTGCATCCTTTTCGTGTTGGGGGAGTCTGACAGTTTGCCCATTTCAGGAGACGGGAATGAGTTCCCTCTATGTCTTCAATCCCATTTTTGGGAAGTGGAGTCAGGTGGCTCCCCCAGTGCTGAAGCGCCCCATCTTGCAGTCGTTGCTTCTCCCCATCATGGATCAAGACTATGCCAAGGTGCTGCTGTTGATAGATGATGAGTACAAGGTACGACATCCTCAGAGTGGCTGCAGAACATCCAGGTGGAGTCGAGTGGGGGGAGGAGTGGTCAGACAGCAGCTAGTGGACCAGAGATGGAGCTGTCTGCAGGCAGGACACGTTTGGGCTTCAAGGGCGTCTCTAAGCAACTTGAGTGCTCTTTCTGCGTTTGTGAAAACTCAGGGCCTAAACAGGACTAAATTTAAGCCCTAATTGAGTTCAGTAGACTTTAATTCATTTAAGCTTTGCTGTTTTATTCTTAAGGCTCTCTTTGATGGGAAACAATAATGGGTCTTGAGAAACTGTGCTCACAGATTCCTTTTCCGTAAACCCTTTTCTTGGGCTCTTGGTTCTCAAGGTCACAGCTTTCCCAGCCACTCGAAATGTATTACGACAGCTACATGAGCTCGCCCcttccatcttcttctatttggTGGATGCAGAACAGGGACGGCTATGTGGTTATCGACTTCGAAAGGTAGGCAAGGGGCATCCTGGCAGGACCCTTTGTAGGAGGGATGTGGGTGTTCTGGTTATTTGGCCAGAAAGTGAATTATACTATTTCTTCTGTTGTAAACTTGGATCAGCATAATTCTAGTGCCTGATTCAAAGTCAGTCATTTTcgtatttattgagcagctactacgTGGCAGGCATAGTTCTAGGTGCTATGAGAAGAGCAGTGCACCATAGACTTTGTCTCTGCCCCGTGGAGCTCTCATTCCACATTCCTTTTCTATAGCAGAGAGATGGGACGTTCTTCTCCATTCTTCAGAAGTTGGGAGGTGGGAATGGTGATTGACTGAAAGTACTTTCTATGTGAAGATGATGTTATTGACCTACACTTGATAGAATGtgtgctttgaattttttttttttgaggaagattagccctgagctaacatctgctgccaatcctcctctttttgctgaggaagactggcactgagctaacccatcttcctccattttttttttttttttttaagattttatttttcctttttatccccaaagccccccggtacatagttgtgtattcttcgttgtgggttcttctagttgtggcatgtgggacgctgcctcagcgtggtctgatgagcagtgccatgtccgcgcccaggattcgaactaatgaaacactgggccgcctgcagcggagcgcgcaaacttaaccactcagccacggggccagccccccatcttcctccattttatatgtgggatgcctaccacagcatggcttgccaagcggttccatgtccgcacccaggatccgaaccggcgaatcctgggccgctgaagcggaatgtgcgaacctaactgctgagccaacaggccggcccctgtgctttgaattttatttctagaactaGGATCGATTTACTGTGACCCTGACATACTTGAGTCCAACTCTTGCAAACAGTGATACACACTGGTTCTGAGGTTCTCAAGGGGCTGGCCTTGGCCTCATCAGCAGAGCTGTGTAGAGGAGTAATTGGTGGTGTGTACTCCGCAGAGGGCTCTCCCGTCCTCTCTGTAAGGCCTTGGAGAGGCGCTATAGTGTAGAGTTTAAGCGCTTGGACCCAGCTGCCTGGCTGGGAAGCCTAGCTTTATCACTTACTAACTTTGTGTCCTTGGGCATCTGACTTCTCTGGTCCTcgattttcttgtctgtaaaataagatGATGGTAGTACCTACCTCgagggttgttgtgagcattCAGAGAGTTGATACATGTAAATCACATAAAGCAATGCCAGACATGTGGTAAATGCCATCTAGGTTTTAGCTGTTATTGATGTAAAAATGCAGTGCCCTTTCCTGACATTTTGTAACAGCTAACCTTTAGCGTAAACAGCATAGGAAGTAGCCTAcccagaaaacacattctttacCCTGTGGATGAAAACAGTTGACCTTCCAATTTGATTAAAAAGGGACCTTGAAAGAGACAATTCTTTGTGGATAGAGGGGAGCAAACTGGAGTGTGGGTGTCATGAATCAGCGGAATCCTGAAGATGTCACTGGAGTAAACGACGGCCAAGGACAGACAAAGGAGGCAAAGCTTACATGAGATAAGCCCCGTGTGTGGTCTTAGTCTTTGACCTCCGAGTGAATTTACTGGTGACTTGATTCTCTGGGGATGTCTTAGTGAATTCTAGCGTTTCTCAGGAGCCCATGGCATTGAAGCCTTCTTtgttcttaataaaaatttttattatttcaaaaaatttaaataagtaatGAATGGATGCATTCTCATTGTAAAAGATTAAATTGATACAGAAGCACACAAGCAAAATGTGAATGGACTCTTTCACAGAGGACCCCGTAGCAGCCCCATGCCCAGCTGCTGCCCCAGAGGTAACTCCTGTCAGTACTTCTCTGTGCATCTTCCCACGATCCTTTCTGTGTATTTGCAGTACTGGATAAATAGCTGCACGGACCACATATATATGTGgttcatatatattctttcttactGAAATGGAATTGACTATATTTCTTaatatgaaatttgtttttttatttagtgTGTTTTCCAGTTCATTATTTTGTTAAAcccattttttattaaagtataggTTGAGAAAATTGCAAAATCAGAGGTTACGGCTCAGTGACCCTTCACAAAAGGAGCACACTTGTGTACACAGCAGTCAGATCAGGAAACAGAGTGGTACCCGTACCCCAGGAGGCCCTTGTGCCCCTTTCCAGTCACTACCCCCCACAGGGATCTGGGTAATTCCACAGTATGgatgtataaaaatgtatttaaccaTTCAGGTTTGTTTATTGGTTTTTTATGACTCTAAAGAACATTTCCTGTAATGTTTTGAGGTTCTTGCCGGCTTAGTAATGCACTGCTGGCCCAGTACACAGGAGTCTTAGATTTGAGTAATAAGTGGTAAGTTTTCCTTGGCAATGATGGGATGCTGCTgaatatttctctcctttcttattgGCTTTAGTATCTTTCTTAATCAAACAGAGAGTTCCAAAACTTCTTCACAGACTagatcttttttttgttttgggtgctattttattttagttatttacttatttttttgaggaaggttagccctgagctaaaatctgccaccaaccctcctctttttgctgaggaaggctggccctgagctaacatctgcgcccatcttcctctacgatatatgtgggaggcctgtcacagcatggctggacaagtggtgcgtaggtctgcacccgaaatttgaaccggtgaaccccgggccgctgaagtggaatgtgcaagcttaactgctgcgccaccgggtcggcccccaGACTAGATCTTTATTGCTGTTTTCATAGGAGCTATGATCTCTGTTTCTTGGAGCACAAAGGCCCCAAATAATGGACTGTAGGACATGTCTATCTACAGCTGTCTCAGGTCTAAGTGTAGCTTCCTGATGATAACTTCTGGCTCTTTTTACCCCTCCCCAGGATCTCACCACTGAACTGAGCTGGGAGCTGACCGTCCCCCCGGAAGTGCAGCGCATCGTGCAGGTGGAGGGGAAGCGCAGCAGCGAGCACGTTCACTCGCAGGGCCGCGTGATGGGGGACCGCAGTGTGCTCTACAAGGTGTGGCTCGGCAGTCTGGCCTAGGGCGGGAGCGCAAGCATCTGATCCCAGCTCTGAGATTTGGTAGATACAcgactttgagcaagtcacttaatccctTTGAGCCTTAATTAAGGCTATGAAATAGGCATAATATGCCCTCCTGGGTTTGTTGTGTGGATCATATGAGAGAgtcatagtgcctggcatgtggccCCTACCCAATAGATGTAAGCtgttattattagtagtagttgTAGTACTCATAGAACTTTCTGGGGTTAAACCTTAGTTAATCCATCAGAAACTGTATCTCTGTGATCCATCACTCTGGTTAGTGGTaaagggagggagctggagaggtGACTAGGGGACAGCAAAACTTTCCTGTGAGAGAACGTAATCACTGTTTTAGGGCACGTTAAGTGCACCCTCTGGCAGGACAGAGACTGAATTGGAGGAAGAGTGTAATAGCACAGGGTAACACTACCGAGGAACTCACGGGAACGCTGCCTCACCAAGCAGGAGGCAGCGCTGTGGAGCGCACGTCTCCAGCTGCACTGTCCATGTTCAGACTTGGCTCTGCCGCAGGCTGGCTGTCCATCGTGGGTGATTTGTTTAGGCTTCCTCAACTTCTATTTTCACCAACATAGTGGGGATCATAGCACCTATGCCACaggattgttttgaagattaatgATAACATGCAACGTGATTAGAACAGTGTTTGTCACGCGGTTCACATTATTATTACTGCTGTCGACTTGAAGTCTTCATTGATGGATGCCTTCCACGTGGCTGTAGTCAGCTTTTCTTGTTCAGAAGGACCAAAATAACACAAATTCTAAAGTACCTTTTGACTTGTACTAGGAAAAATACATTCActatgtaattttacatttatgaaGTAAAATTTACTGGAATACTTGTGTTTTTTGATATGTTGAAAAGAATAGTAGTTAGGCCTAGGGCtttttggatatatattttttctgcaaattttttaggttattagtatttttttcaataaacttttttcctttggcttaaTTTTAGATCTATAGAAAAGCTCCAGGATAGTACATAGAATTCCCTTATATACCCCTTACCTAGTTTCTTCTAGGGAACCATGGTACATCTGTCTAAACTAAGAAAGCAACGTTGGTACAGGACTGTtaactccagactttatttgggTTTCACCAGtatttccactaatgtccttttctaTCCGAGGATCCAGTCTAGGATCCCACATTGCATCTACTTGTCAagtttctttagttttctctgGTCTTTGACAGTTTTTgagtctgtttttgcttttcatgACCTTCATAGTTTTGAAGAGTACTAGTCGGGTGTTTTGTAGAACGGCTCAATtttggtttgtctgatgtttttctcatggttagactgtGGTTATGGGGTTTTAGAAGGAACATCACAGAGGTGAAGGGGCAATTTTTTTGAGTGCCAACTGGATGCTGGGCACTCTTTTAGACCCTGGGCTACATcagggaacaaaacagatgaaatttCCTGTCCTTAGGAGGCTTTCCTTGTATTTGGAAGaggcaaataagaaaataaatgggtAAATCATACAAGATATTAAAGGGTGACCAGTTCTATAGAAAGATGCAAAGCCAAGGGTAGGAAAGGGAGTGCTGGACTTAGAAGGGGTATAATTTTCACAAGGGTGGGTAAGGAGAGTCTCATTGAGAAAGTGACACTCAAGTGAAATTTGAAGGAGTGAGGAAATGAGTCATctgatatctgggggaagagcctTGCAGACAGAAAGCCAGAATGTGCCTGGAGTCTTccagaaatgagcaaggaggaTAGTGTGACTAGAACAGGGTGTGTGAGGAGGAGAGTCATGCtgctgaggtcagagaggtgctGGGGCCTGATCACAGGCCGTCACTCTGGCCTTAGAGTGAGACAAAGAGCCACTGGGAAGTtatgagcagagaagtgacataaaTGACCAAGGTCTGCCAGATTCTTTTGGCCTGCTGTGTTGAGACTAGACTGTAAGGGCCAAGGAGGAGAGCAGGCCGACTGACGGGGCTATTGTGGTAATCCAGGTGGGATGAC
This genomic window contains:
- the EMC1 gene encoding ER membrane protein complex subunit 1 isoform X10, with translation MAAAAASRLWLWAALLVPAAAVYEDQVGKFDWRQQYVGKLKFASLEFSPGSKKLVVATEKNVIAALNSRTGEILWRHVDKGTAEGAVDAMLLYGQDAITVSNGGRIMRSWETNIGGLNWEITLDSGSFQALGLVGLQESVRYIAVLKKTTLALHHLSSGHLKWVEHLPESDSIHYQMVYSYGSGVVWALGVVPFSHVNIVKFNVEDGEIVQQVRVSTPWLRSLIGACGVVDEAVLVCPDPSSRSLHTLALETEWELRQIPLQSLDLEFASGFQPRVLPTQPNPVDPSRAQFFLQLSPSHYALLYYHHGELSLLKNFPQTALVSFATTGEKTVAAVMTCRNEVQKPGSSEDGSVGSFSEKPSPQDSLVCFNQTYTINLYLVETGRRLLDTTITFSLEQKGTRPERLYVQVFLKKDDSVGYRALVQTEDHLLLFLQQLGKVVLWSREESLAEVVCLEMVDLPLTGAQAELEGEFGKKADGLLGMFLKRLSSQLILLQAWTSHLWKMFYDARKPRSQVKNEINIDTLARDEFNLQKMMVMVTASGKLFGIESSSGTILWKQYLPNVKPDSSFKLMVQRTTAHFPHPPQCTLLVKDKETGMSSLYVFNPIFGKWSQVAPPVLKRPILQSLLLPIMDQDYAKVLLLIDDEYKVTAFPATRNVLRQLHELAPSIFFYLVDAEQGRLCGYRLRKDLTTELSWELTVPPEVQRIVQVEGKRSSEHVHSQGRVMGDRSVLYKSLNPNLLAVVTESTDVHHERTFIGIFLVDGVTGRIIHSSVQRKAKGPVHIVHSENWVVYQYWNTKARRNEFTALELYEGTEQYNATAFSSLDRPQLPQVLQQSYIFPSSISAMEATITERGITSRHLLIGLPSGAILSLPKALLDPRRPEIPTEQSRCTDPRRAIHQLQPDSFSNARYLHRSLRPGVHLFGRGLWFGHLPNSSLPIQTV
- the EMC1 gene encoding ER membrane protein complex subunit 1 isoform X6; its protein translation is MAAAAASRLWLWAALLVPAAAVYEDQVGKFDWRQQYVGKLKFASLEFSPGSKKLVVATEKNVIAALNSRTGEILWRHVDKGTAEGAVDAMLLYGQDAITVSNGGRIMRSWETNIGGLNWEITLDSGSFQALGLVGLQESVRYIAVLKKTTLALHHLSSGHLKWVEHLPESDSIHYQMVYSYGSGVVWALGVVPFSHVNIVKFNVEDGEIVQQVRVSTPWLRSLIGACGVVDEAVLVCPDPSSRSLHTLALETEWELRQIPLQSLDLEFASGFQPRVLPTQPNPVDPSRAQFFLQLSPSHYALLYYHHGELSLLKNFPQTALVSFATTGEKTVAAVMTCRNEVQKPGSSEDGSVGSFSEKPSPQDSLVCFNQTYTINLYLVETGRRLLDTTITFSLEQKGTRPERLYVQVFLKKDDSVGYRALVQTEDHLLLFLQQLGKVVLWSREESLAEVVCLEMVDLPLTGAQAELEGEFGKKADGLLGMFLKRLSSQLILLQAWTSHLWKMFYDARKPRSQVKNEINIDTLARDEFNLQKMMVMVTASGKLFGIESSSGTILWKQYLPNVKPDSSFKLMVQRTTAHFPHPPQCTLLVKDKETGMSSLYVFNPIFGKWSQVAPPVLKRPILQSLLLPIMDQDYAKVLLLIDDEYKVTAFPATRNVLRQLHELAPSIFFYLVDAEQGRLCGYRLRKDLTTELSWELTVPPEVQRIVQVEGKRSSEHVHSQGRVMGDRSVLYKSLNPNLLAVVTESTDVHHERTFIGIFLVDGVTGRIIHSSVQRKAKGPVHIVHSENWVVYQYWNTKARRNEFTALELYEGTEQYNATAFSSLDRPQLPQVLQQSYIFPSSISAMEATITERGITSRHLLIGLPSGAILSLPKALLDPRRPEIPTEQSREENLIPYSPDVQIHAERFINYNQTVSRMRGIYTAPSGLESTCLVVAYGLDIYQTRVYPSKQFDVLKDDYDYVLISSVLFGLVFATMITKRLAQVKLLNRAWR